Proteins from one Bacteroides mediterraneensis genomic window:
- a CDS encoding PNGase F N-terminal domain-containing protein, which yields MKIVSMFVSLFVAMNIYAAGHKELPAKGDLNLAVFNKESIRFAPDAYPNYAEADTNGVIHLVNGRIILKKIQIPDYQRDVTVSVKVTVASNGDRWDKSGSCFVIPKHSAINLLSIAQGKKKFPEIDSLKLEKMVGIVPGKDYLPTIELMRFMTPFGVGYYSENDDSLSSKRRPVYIPKWENCVQWEQDITDLYPALKGEAYVGIFIDTWTKEGYVASMELKIKETPVTCEKLVRRHVEPLMNTVYYIGQTYPDIFARKSVSTDFVLPENAKNVRLKYIVTGHGGHEGGDEFVQKRNILSVDGKEVYNFIPWRDDCASFRRFNPATGVWLIKRLAAYISEEGYKTKEVEEPLASSDLSRSNWCPGSDVVPEEISLKGLKAGKHTFTVSIPEAQPASGNELNHWLISAYLVWDE from the coding sequence ATGAAGATAGTTAGTATGTTTGTTTCCTTGTTCGTAGCCATGAACATCTATGCGGCAGGACATAAGGAACTCCCGGCCAAGGGAGATTTAAACTTGGCGGTGTTTAATAAGGAAAGTATTCGTTTTGCACCGGATGCATATCCCAATTACGCTGAGGCTGATACCAATGGTGTCATTCATCTGGTGAACGGGCGTATCATTCTGAAGAAGATTCAGATACCCGATTACCAACGGGATGTAACGGTGAGTGTGAAAGTGACGGTGGCTTCAAATGGCGACCGATGGGATAAGTCGGGTTCTTGCTTTGTGATTCCCAAACATTCTGCCATCAATCTGTTGAGTATTGCACAGGGAAAAAAGAAGTTTCCGGAAATTGACAGCCTGAAATTGGAGAAGATGGTGGGAATCGTACCTGGAAAGGATTACTTGCCTACGATTGAACTGATGCGTTTCATGACGCCATTTGGGGTGGGATATTACAGTGAGAATGATGATTCGTTGTCCAGCAAGCGCCGTCCGGTCTATATCCCCAAATGGGAGAATTGTGTGCAGTGGGAGCAGGATATCACCGATTTATATCCGGCTTTGAAAGGAGAAGCCTATGTCGGCATTTTTATTGATACTTGGACGAAAGAGGGCTATGTGGCCAGTATGGAGCTGAAGATAAAGGAAACGCCGGTGACCTGTGAGAAACTGGTACGCCGTCATGTAGAGCCCTTGATGAATACGGTGTATTACATCGGGCAGACGTATCCGGATATTTTTGCGCGAAAATCAGTTTCTACCGATTTCGTATTACCGGAGAATGCAAAGAATGTGCGTCTGAAATACATCGTCACCGGCCATGGAGGTCATGAAGGTGGAGATGAATTTGTACAGAAACGAAATATTCTCTCTGTGGATGGGAAAGAGGTCTATAATTTCATTCCTTGGCGGGATGATTGTGCTTCTTTCCGTCGTTTTAATCCCGCTACAGGAGTATGGTTGATCAAACGTCTGGCGGCTTATATCAGTGAGGAAGGCTATAAGACTAAAGAAGTGGAAGAACCCTTGGCTTCCTCCGACTTGTCTCGTTCTAACTGGTGCCCGGGTTCGGATGTGGTGCCGGAGGAAATAAGCTTGAAAGGCTTGAAGGCTGGCAAACATACCTTTACGGTCAGTATTCCTGAGGCACAGCCTGCAAGTGGCAATGAATTGAACCACTGGCTGATTTCTGCATATCTGGTGTGGGATGAATAA
- a CDS encoding sugar-binding protein has product MKKQVICSLFALLVVGQLWAQNLYTRYERMLTLPEGYVCYRTNGKIKIDGKLDEADWKKAQPTASFVDISGKGFAKPCYDTSAKMLWDDYYLYVAATLQEEDIKAKLSQRDTIIYYDNDFEVFLDPDGDGQNYFEIETNAKGVIFDLMLDKPYRSGGNFMVQWDCPGLQLAVHREGTLNKSNDKDTQWTVEMAIPHKALTVNFSNPAKEGNYWRINFSRVQWLKPGQREENWVWMPTGRIDMHMPDRWGFLYLSDKVVGKGTEAFKYPYNWAAYKLLWAMFYAQLDYYAKEKNYLRAKENFFLTDAELRDLPVGAEILVEATSRTFCMSVSVPEEKVRYVVDQNGRFTCEAIVPRQVKNWVWMRIDKEKGDEFYKNYFALMKECGISGVMFEGYDENTYRMCKDAGLEAHYWKWTMNRKEVLEAHPDWFAVNRKGESCYDKPAYVDYYRFLCPNHEGVAEYLAADYLKEANLPYVDGVHLDYVRFPDVVLPVSLWKNYGIEQTAELPEYDYCYCEVCRRMFKEQTGKDPLELKYPMEDQSWINFRLDAITRVVDKITQTLKAEGKQISAAVFPGPSMARKMVRQDWGEWSLDAYFPMIYNGFYYEGPEWIGRSVKESVQTVHGKARIYAGLMFPDIKNTFEQALDEAFNNGASGVSFFDGPDEEYLRKFKAYLDKRGLEVVK; this is encoded by the coding sequence ATGAAAAAACAAGTAATATGTAGTTTGTTTGCATTGTTAGTAGTGGGACAGCTTTGGGCGCAGAATTTATATACAAGATACGAGCGTATGCTTACGTTGCCCGAAGGTTATGTCTGCTATCGTACAAATGGAAAAATAAAGATTGACGGAAAGTTGGATGAGGCGGATTGGAAGAAAGCGCAACCCACTGCTTCTTTTGTAGACATAAGTGGAAAGGGATTTGCCAAGCCTTGTTATGATACATCTGCCAAAATGTTGTGGGATGATTACTATCTTTATGTGGCTGCCACTTTGCAGGAAGAGGATATTAAGGCAAAGCTGAGTCAGCGGGATACAATCATTTATTACGATAATGATTTTGAGGTGTTTTTAGACCCGGATGGCGACGGACAAAATTATTTTGAAATAGAAACCAACGCAAAGGGAGTCATATTCGATTTGATGCTGGATAAGCCTTACCGTTCGGGGGGTAATTTCATGGTGCAATGGGATTGCCCGGGACTGCAACTGGCTGTGCATCGTGAAGGAACATTGAACAAATCAAACGATAAAGACACACAATGGACGGTAGAAATGGCTATACCTCATAAGGCGTTGACGGTGAATTTCTCCAACCCGGCTAAGGAAGGGAATTACTGGCGTATTAATTTCTCACGGGTGCAGTGGTTGAAGCCCGGACAGCGGGAGGAAAACTGGGTATGGATGCCTACGGGACGAATTGATATGCACATGCCCGACCGTTGGGGATTTTTGTATCTTTCGGATAAAGTAGTAGGAAAAGGTACGGAGGCTTTCAAATATCCTTACAATTGGGCTGCTTATAAATTGTTGTGGGCCATGTTTTATGCACAGCTGGATTATTATGCTAAAGAGAAGAACTATCTGCGTGCCAAAGAAAATTTCTTTTTGACCGATGCGGAGCTCCGCGATTTACCTGTGGGGGCAGAAATATTAGTAGAGGCTACCAGTCGTACATTCTGTATGTCGGTAAGTGTGCCGGAAGAAAAAGTACGTTACGTGGTGGATCAGAATGGGCGGTTTACCTGTGAGGCGATTGTTCCCCGCCAGGTAAAGAACTGGGTCTGGATGCGTATTGATAAAGAAAAAGGGGATGAGTTTTATAAAAACTATTTTGCCTTGATGAAAGAATGCGGTATTAGTGGAGTCATGTTTGAAGGATATGACGAGAACACATACCGGATGTGTAAAGATGCGGGGCTGGAGGCTCATTATTGGAAGTGGACGATGAACCGTAAGGAGGTCCTTGAAGCACATCCTGACTGGTTTGCCGTAAATCGTAAGGGAGAGTCTTGTTATGATAAACCGGCTTATGTGGATTATTATCGTTTTTTGTGCCCGAATCATGAAGGAGTGGCTGAATATTTGGCTGCTGATTATTTGAAAGAAGCGAATCTGCCTTATGTGGATGGGGTACATCTGGATTACGTTCGTTTTCCGGACGTGGTGCTTCCGGTTAGTTTATGGAAGAATTATGGCATTGAGCAGACGGCGGAATTGCCGGAATACGATTATTGTTACTGTGAGGTGTGTCGGAGAATGTTTAAGGAACAGACCGGGAAGGATCCGTTGGAATTGAAATATCCGATGGAAGACCAGTCGTGGATAAACTTCCGCTTGGATGCCATTACGCGTGTGGTGGATAAGATTACGCAGACTCTCAAGGCAGAAGGGAAACAAATCTCAGCAGCTGTATTCCCCGGTCCGTCGATGGCTCGTAAGATGGTGCGTCAGGATTGGGGAGAATGGTCGCTCGATGCATATTTCCCGATGATTTACAATGGCTTTTATTATGAAGGACCGGAATGGATTGGACGTTCGGTCAAGGAAAGTGTACAGACTGTTCATGGAAAAGCGAGGATTTATGCGGGGCTGATGTTTCCGGATATTAAAAATACATTCGAGCAGGCGTTGGATGAAGCTTTTAACAACGGTGCTTCTGGAGTTTCTTTCTTTGACGGTCCGGATGAGGAATACCTTCGTAAATTTAAGGCCTATTTGGACAAGAGAGGTTTGGAGGTTGTAAAATAA
- a CDS encoding alpha-L-fucosidase gives MKNQLVSALLLFGFLGTPLWGQTPEKEQVDAQKEKRMEWFANAKLGIFIHWGIYSVKGVSESWSFFNKYLPYEEYMSQKNGFTASKYDPKVWVDLIKESGARYTVITTKHHDGMALWDTKAGELSTVKCTPAKRDLISPFVKEVRKQGLKLGFYYSLLDWSHPDYPNMTRTDVRYTNDSVRWKRFVEFNMAQLSELNKTWKPDLYWFDGDWEQTAEAWNSKGIVDLLRSDNKNVIINSRIQGYGDYATPEQGVPIVRPQDKYWELCMTMNDSWGYQHTDTNYKSPFILLRTFVDCLSMGGNLLLDIGPKEDGTIPEEQVAILKEFGRWTKKHKEAIYDTRAGIPAEHFQGYTTLNKGGDILYLYLPYKPNGPIEVKGLMNKVNRVWVVGNGAMLSYKVYNKNYWSEVPGNLYIDVPDRVLDPQITVVAVLLDGPVKLYRGAGQVIESN, from the coding sequence ATGAAAAATCAATTGGTTTCGGCATTGCTTTTGTTTGGATTTTTGGGGACTCCTCTTTGGGGGCAGACACCGGAGAAGGAACAAGTGGATGCACAGAAAGAAAAAAGAATGGAGTGGTTTGCGAATGCTAAGTTAGGCATTTTCATCCATTGGGGTATTTATTCGGTAAAGGGAGTATCCGAAAGCTGGTCTTTCTTTAATAAGTATTTGCCTTATGAGGAATATATGAGTCAGAAAAATGGCTTTACAGCCTCAAAATATGACCCGAAGGTTTGGGTGGATTTGATAAAAGAAAGTGGGGCGCGTTATACTGTCATTACGACCAAGCATCATGATGGTATGGCCTTGTGGGATACTAAAGCCGGAGAGTTGAGTACGGTGAAGTGTACACCGGCAAAACGAGATTTAATCAGTCCTTTTGTCAAAGAAGTCCGTAAGCAAGGGTTGAAACTGGGATTTTATTATTCGCTGTTGGATTGGTCGCATCCGGATTATCCGAATATGACACGTACTGATGTGCGTTATACGAATGATTCTGTACGTTGGAAGCGTTTTGTGGAATTTAATATGGCACAGCTGTCGGAATTGAATAAAACGTGGAAACCGGATTTGTATTGGTTTGACGGTGATTGGGAACAAACGGCTGAGGCTTGGAATTCAAAGGGAATTGTAGATTTGTTGCGTTCGGACAATAAAAATGTGATTATTAATTCCCGTATCCAGGGTTATGGAGATTATGCCACTCCTGAACAGGGGGTTCCAATTGTGCGTCCTCAGGATAAATACTGGGAATTGTGTATGACAATGAATGATTCGTGGGGATATCAGCATACGGATACCAATTATAAATCTCCTTTTATCTTGTTGCGTACGTTTGTCGACTGTCTGAGTATGGGAGGGAATCTGTTGCTGGACATCGGTCCGAAGGAAGATGGAACCATTCCTGAAGAGCAAGTGGCTATCTTGAAAGAATTTGGGCGTTGGACCAAGAAACATAAAGAAGCTATTTATGACACTCGGGCTGGTATTCCGGCAGAACACTTTCAAGGATATACCACTTTGAATAAAGGCGGAGATATCCTGTATCTGTATTTGCCTTATAAACCTAACGGACCGATTGAAGTGAAGGGGTTAATGAATAAGGTAAACCGTGTGTGGGTAGTTGGCAACGGGGCTATGTTGTCTTACAAGGTTTACAATAAAAACTATTGGAGTGAGGTTCCTGGTAATCTCTATATTGATGTGCCCGATCGTGTGCTCGATCCGCAGATAACGGTTGTGGCTGTGCTATTGGACGGGCCGGTTAAATTGTATCGGGGAGCAGGGCAGGTTATTGAAAGTAATTAA
- a CDS encoding SusD/RagB family nutrient-binding outer membrane lipoprotein, with amino-acid sequence MKTINKIFIGLGLIGMGSLYSCSDFDEVNTDPSKTPIESTLPEYFLNNAIGKIQMDPSTGERIYYLNWGDAARAFGEAGMLSVGLYDDSYISNFYYPCLANTITYATFAVNEAAKRAGSDAFYNNLEQFARIWRAMVIAQFADSFGPYPLDSATGENPVFNSEKETYTFILNELKDAVNKIDTSVSPTEDQAKCDPAYGYVAEKWQKLGNSLRMRYAMRLTNTDMVGEAQNEFEDACKGGNYIKDQADMLWFKSDNGWNDYTNPYTRSWNLQALSVTMDNLMTNLGGVPVAEQRPDLATYTKPNTYLGYKYDQHFVGNTDDPAKQYWLDGIPANLDPRALKMFWLVNDTKAENMIDASSKGTAINPDGGELLLDDEGKNKIQVAGSYTWNGVPSGASSSWSPMLSKNKLITTASGVRSCYPLWGKEYCTGGEEGLGRVVFYGAWESYFLLAEAALRGWNTSGVSDEQAYEEGIRASFTYFGVGKYADAYLNSEEYNRVGTSVKYTHTEEPSSFEATYIDGYTKAEKKVEYQYPVASKTLYGKALNDKLTKIITQKYLAQMPYLVLEAWADQRRLGLPFFDMTANENIMTGSDMSDWTPDAWKSGQSWKYYPQRMRYPMSLLTSDEAEYYHALELLGGSNTTMVPLWWSLGHSQK; translated from the coding sequence ATGAAAACAATAAATAAAATCTTTATCGGTTTGGGACTGATTGGAATGGGTAGTTTGTATTCTTGTTCTGATTTTGATGAAGTGAATACTGACCCTTCAAAAACTCCCATAGAATCCACCTTGCCTGAATATTTCCTGAATAATGCAATTGGCAAGATTCAGATGGATCCAAGTACGGGTGAACGTATCTACTATTTGAACTGGGGGGATGCAGCCCGTGCTTTTGGAGAAGCTGGCATGTTGAGTGTCGGGCTGTATGACGACTCTTATATTTCTAACTTTTATTATCCGTGTTTGGCAAACACTATCACCTATGCTACGTTTGCCGTGAATGAAGCAGCTAAAAGAGCTGGTTCTGATGCTTTCTACAATAATCTGGAGCAGTTTGCCCGTATTTGGCGTGCGATGGTAATTGCTCAGTTTGCTGATTCTTTTGGTCCTTATCCTTTGGATTCTGCCACAGGAGAGAATCCAGTCTTTAACTCAGAAAAGGAAACGTACACATTTATTCTGAATGAGTTAAAAGATGCGGTGAATAAGATTGATACGTCTGTAAGTCCTACGGAAGATCAGGCAAAATGTGATCCGGCTTATGGGTATGTGGCAGAGAAATGGCAGAAACTGGGTAATTCTTTACGGATGCGTTATGCCATGCGTCTGACGAATACAGATATGGTAGGAGAGGCACAGAATGAATTTGAAGATGCATGTAAAGGTGGAAATTATATCAAGGACCAGGCGGACATGTTGTGGTTTAAGTCAGATAATGGTTGGAATGATTATACCAATCCTTACACACGTAGCTGGAACTTACAGGCTCTTTCTGTGACAATGGACAACCTGATGACCAATCTAGGAGGAGTGCCAGTCGCAGAGCAGCGTCCAGACTTGGCAACTTATACAAAACCTAATACTTATTTGGGATATAAATATGACCAGCATTTTGTAGGCAATACAGATGATCCTGCAAAGCAGTATTGGTTGGATGGCATACCTGCAAATTTGGATCCTCGTGCGTTGAAGATGTTCTGGCTGGTAAATGATACCAAGGCTGAAAACATGATTGATGCATCAAGTAAAGGAACGGCTATCAATCCGGATGGTGGCGAATTGCTTTTGGATGATGAAGGTAAGAATAAGATTCAGGTAGCAGGCTCTTATACATGGAATGGAGTTCCTAGTGGAGCTTCTAGCAGTTGGTCACCGATGCTGTCTAAGAATAAACTGATTACGACTGCAAGTGGTGTCCGTTCTTGTTATCCGTTGTGGGGTAAAGAATATTGCACCGGAGGTGAAGAAGGATTAGGCCGTGTGGTATTCTATGGTGCTTGGGAATCTTATTTTCTGCTGGCTGAAGCAGCTCTTCGTGGATGGAATACTTCCGGTGTCTCTGATGAGCAGGCTTATGAAGAGGGAATACGCGCAAGCTTCACCTATTTTGGAGTCGGTAAGTATGCAGATGCATATCTTAACTCTGAAGAATACAATCGTGTTGGTACTTCGGTGAAATATACGCATACCGAAGAACCTTCTTCTTTTGAAGCTACTTATATAGACGGGTATACGAAGGCTGAAAAGAAAGTGGAATACCAGTATCCTGTGGCTTCTAAGACTTTGTATGGGAAAGCTTTGAATGATAAGCTGACAAAAATTATCACTCAAAAATATCTGGCACAGATGCCCTATCTGGTATTGGAAGCTTGGGCCGATCAGCGTCGTTTGGGATTGCCTTTCTTTGATATGACAGCCAATGAGAATATCATGACTGGTTCGGATATGTCTGACTGGACACCTGATGCGTGGAAATCCGGTCAAAGTTGGAAATATTATCCACAGCGTATGCGTTATCCGATGTCTTTGTTGACCTCAGATGAAGCTGAATATTATCATGCGTTGGAATTATTGGGTGGTTCAAATACTACGATGGTTCCATTGTGGTGGTCATTAGGACATAGTCAGAAATAA
- a CDS encoding SusC/RagA family TonB-linked outer membrane protein produces the protein MKFSRFSQMFLLLMLAGGGNVWAVPGKATDTFALQQSAKITTQGTIVDAQGEPLIGVSILEVGTTNGAITDVDGKFSLQVATGATLELSYIGYKTQRLTAVPDLGTIKMMDDTEVLQEVVVTALGIKREKKALGYAMQEVKGESLVAARETNLANALSGKISGVQVIRSSNGPGGSSKIQLRGANSVTGLNQPLIVVDGVPMDNFTGSDNADFYNPSLDMGNGLSDINPEDIESMSVLKGASAAALYGSRAGNGVILITTKKGSKREGLGLTISASVSAETIFMKPDMQTSFGQGTNGIYDSETWNSWGPAMGTEYSFNGQNRIMQYYDNIDSYFKTGTNFTESVSFQQQFDKTAVYASATRMDDSSKIPGADLSRTNFTLRASSTFGKDDRWSMDAKIQYINTGANNRPLIGNNDSNAFLTIYKLPASLNIQDYRNPLTDEGKMYWWSPTGLNPYWLEKYNLNADNRSRFLLNASVKYKITDWLNVEIRGGSDMYFTEATGKVYAGASTKNNGNSSYSLDEERFYENNFSFLFSAQKDNLIDKIGVSATFGGNLMERKSSGLQNYVSKLTVPNLFNINNSSTSDRSVTETYNHKKINSLYGTIGLNYNGWVFLDATFRNDWSSTLAKENRSFFYPSVSLSWVFSDMMNKFNKPLPEWITYAKARASFAQVGNDMDPYQLYDSYTIGSDQWGNTTAKPGDTKYDATVRSELISSWEAGLEMKFFNNRLGFDFAWYKSNAKRQLMKIPVNEMSGYKNRIINAGNIQNTGVELMINARPVETATFSWDTQINFSKNNNKILDLGPGIPKYELGGAEELKVYAVAGGNYGEIWGTKFARVTDQNSPYYGKLILNDAGLPTTDGERYKIGDQQPDCMIGWNNTFSYKNFAFTFQFDGRIGGDIYSYTNYMLQTSGRAAVTAPGGNREEFVLDGVIPDGNGGYKVNTVSITQEAYWKNGIGTGNQGIAEANIYDGTNFRLRNVALNYTFPREMLKRTCFQQVKLGVSVNNVWMIYSDMNGIDPESVMVSNTNATGFEFGASPTSRTYLFNVTLGF, from the coding sequence ATGAAATTTAGTAGGTTTTCACAAATGTTCTTATTGCTGATGCTTGCTGGAGGGGGAAACGTATGGGCTGTTCCTGGAAAGGCCACGGATACGTTTGCATTGCAGCAATCAGCTAAAATTACCACACAAGGTACAATCGTCGACGCCCAAGGAGAGCCCTTGATAGGAGTAAGTATTTTGGAAGTGGGCACTACAAACGGTGCAATTACAGATGTTGACGGTAAATTTTCTTTGCAGGTGGCTACAGGGGCTACACTTGAACTTTCTTATATCGGTTATAAGACACAACGGCTGACTGCTGTGCCTGATTTGGGAACAATCAAAATGATGGATGATACAGAGGTCCTTCAAGAAGTGGTTGTTACCGCTTTAGGTATCAAGCGTGAGAAGAAAGCACTAGGGTATGCTATGCAGGAAGTAAAGGGAGAGTCATTGGTGGCCGCCCGGGAAACGAATCTTGCGAATGCATTGTCCGGTAAAATCTCAGGTGTACAGGTGATTCGTTCAAGTAATGGTCCTGGTGGCTCTTCAAAAATCCAGTTGCGTGGTGCCAATTCAGTGACTGGGTTGAATCAGCCGTTGATTGTAGTGGATGGAGTACCGATGGATAACTTTACAGGTTCTGATAATGCCGATTTTTATAATCCTTCTTTGGATATGGGTAATGGTCTGTCGGATATCAATCCGGAGGATATTGAATCGATGTCTGTATTGAAAGGTGCTTCGGCTGCGGCGCTTTATGGTTCACGTGCAGGTAATGGAGTCATTTTGATTACGACCAAAAAAGGTAGCAAGCGAGAGGGATTGGGCTTGACAATTTCGGCTTCTGTTTCTGCGGAAACAATTTTTATGAAGCCTGATATGCAGACCTCTTTTGGTCAGGGTACCAATGGTATTTATGACAGTGAAACATGGAATAGCTGGGGACCCGCAATGGGTACGGAGTATAGCTTTAATGGGCAGAACCGTATCATGCAATATTACGATAACATTGATTCTTATTTCAAGACGGGTACCAATTTTACTGAAAGTGTTTCATTCCAGCAACAATTTGATAAAACAGCTGTATATGCTTCTGCCACTCGTATGGATGATTCCAGTAAGATTCCAGGAGCAGATTTAAGCCGTACGAATTTTACCTTGCGTGCGTCTTCTACTTTTGGCAAGGATGACCGTTGGAGCATGGATGCCAAAATTCAGTATATCAATACAGGAGCTAATAATCGTCCGTTGATTGGTAACAATGATTCAAACGCTTTTCTGACAATTTACAAATTACCTGCCTCTTTGAACATTCAGGATTATAGAAATCCGCTGACTGATGAAGGGAAAATGTATTGGTGGTCGCCTACCGGTTTGAACCCCTATTGGCTAGAGAAGTATAATTTAAATGCAGATAACCGAAGTCGTTTCCTGTTGAATGCCTCTGTGAAATATAAAATAACCGATTGGTTGAATGTGGAAATCAGAGGGGGTAGTGATATGTATTTTACGGAAGCTACAGGAAAAGTTTATGCAGGGGCTAGTACGAAGAATAATGGAAACAGTTCATATAGTCTGGATGAAGAACGTTTTTATGAAAATAACTTCAGTTTCTTGTTTTCTGCCCAAAAGGATAATTTGATTGATAAGATAGGGGTCAGTGCTACTTTTGGTGGTAACTTAATGGAACGAAAATCTTCAGGATTACAAAATTATGTTTCTAAGTTAACCGTTCCTAATTTGTTTAACATCAATAACAGTAGTACTTCAGATCGTTCTGTGACCGAAACGTACAACCATAAGAAGATTAATTCTTTGTATGGAACTATTGGGTTGAATTACAATGGATGGGTATTCTTGGATGCTACATTCCGTAATGACTGGTCGTCTACTTTGGCAAAAGAAAACCGTTCATTCTTCTATCCTTCTGTATCTCTTTCATGGGTATTCAGTGATATGATGAATAAATTTAACAAGCCATTGCCGGAATGGATTACGTATGCGAAGGCACGTGCTTCCTTTGCCCAGGTAGGTAATGATATGGATCCCTATCAGTTGTATGATTCTTACACTATAGGTTCCGACCAGTGGGGGAATACCACTGCAAAACCAGGTGATACTAAATATGATGCCACAGTTCGCAGTGAGTTGATTTCTTCATGGGAAGCAGGTTTGGAAATGAAGTTCTTCAATAATCGTTTGGGCTTTGACTTTGCGTGGTATAAATCTAATGCAAAGCGCCAGTTGATGAAGATTCCGGTAAATGAGATGTCAGGATATAAGAATAGAATCATTAATGCTGGAAATATTCAGAATACGGGTGTGGAATTGATGATCAATGCTCGTCCGGTAGAAACGGCTACATTTAGTTGGGATACTCAGATTAACTTCTCAAAAAACAATAACAAAATCTTGGATTTAGGTCCGGGCATTCCTAAATATGAATTGGGTGGTGCCGAAGAACTAAAGGTGTATGCTGTGGCTGGAGGTAACTACGGCGAAATCTGGGGAACCAAGTTTGCCCGGGTTACAGATCAGAACAGCCCCTATTATGGCAAACTTATCCTGAATGATGCGGGGCTTCCTACTACTGATGGAGAAAGATACAAAATTGGTGACCAGCAGCCTGATTGCATGATTGGATGGAACAATACTTTCAGTTATAAGAACTTTGCTTTTACCTTCCAGTTTGATGGACGTATAGGAGGTGACATTTATTCGTACACCAACTACATGTTGCAGACAAGTGGTCGTGCTGCTGTTACAGCCCCTGGTGGCAATCGTGAAGAATTTGTGCTCGACGGTGTGATACCTGACGGTAATGGAGGCTATAAGGTAAATACAGTTTCCATTACTCAAGAGGCTTATTGGAAAAATGGTATTGGTACCGGTAATCAAGGTATAGCAGAAGCAAATATTTATGATGGAACAAACTTCCGTCTGCGTAATGTCGCTTTGAATTATACTTTCCCACGTGAAATGTTGAAGAGAACTTGTTTCCAGCAGGTAAAACTGGGTGTATCTGTGAATAATGTATGGATGATTTACAGTGATATGAACGGTATAGATCCAGAGTCCGTAATGGTATCTAACACGAATGCGACCGGCTTTGAATTTGGTGCCTCTCCCACATCACGTACTTATCTGTTTAATGTAACTCTTGGTTTCTAA
- a CDS encoding dihydrofolate reductase family protein, whose protein sequence is MKQIKAHIAVSLDGFIATSDNELEWLPSEIKSILNKQYAIADTLLMGANTYHYIFEHWGSWPYKDKQTFVVSHHNTNVTPNCGVKFLTNELLDEIYKLKHKTDLLVVGGGSLITTLIKAKLINCITIYTVPKLLRNGIKLFPDTPNLDLKLMESKILNDGTICSTYVF, encoded by the coding sequence ATGAAACAGATTAAAGCACACATTGCCGTATCTCTTGATGGATTTATTGCTACTTCAGACAATGAATTAGAATGGCTTCCTTCTGAAATTAAATCAATTCTTAATAAGCAGTATGCCATAGCCGATACATTACTTATGGGAGCTAACACCTACCACTATATATTTGAGCATTGGGGATCATGGCCATACAAAGACAAGCAAACTTTTGTGGTTTCACATCATAATACTAACGTAACGCCAAATTGTGGAGTAAAATTCTTAACAAACGAACTACTAGATGAGATTTATAAATTGAAACATAAAACAGATTTGTTAGTAGTCGGTGGAGGTAGTTTAATAACGACTTTAATAAAAGCTAAGCTAATAAATTGCATTACAATCTATACAGTCCCTAAACTATTAAGAAATGGTATAAAACTTTTTCCTGATACACCTAATTTGGACTTAAAACTGATGGAGAGTAAGATTTTAAATGATGGTACAATTTGTTCAACTTACGTTTTTTAA